One stretch of Brevibacillus laterosporus DNA includes these proteins:
- a CDS encoding cupin domain-containing protein, which yields MAKVRFHDTNEYIEGTEAVKAFLTTQDVIYEYWGVEQLDPALRTNYSPTDAEKQQILDTFQTEITDISERRNYTTADVIVLSDKTPELDKKLENFVKEHHHTDDEVRFCVDGHGIFAILGTDGRYFDVELSAGDLISVPSSYRHYFTLMEDRKIIAIRLFVTPAGWEAIY from the coding sequence ATGGCAAAAGTACGTTTTCACGATACCAACGAATATATTGAAGGTACAGAAGCTGTTAAAGCATTTTTAACAACGCAAGATGTTATCTATGAATATTGGGGTGTGGAGCAATTAGATCCTGCTCTTCGTACAAATTACTCCCCAACTGATGCCGAGAAGCAACAAATTTTAGATACATTCCAAACAGAGATAACGGACATTAGCGAGCGCCGTAACTACACCACGGCAGACGTGATCGTTCTTAGCGACAAAACACCAGAGTTAGATAAAAAGTTGGAGAACTTCGTTAAAGAACATCATCACACGGATGATGAAGTCCGCTTCTGCGTAGATGGTCATGGTATCTTTGCAATTTTAGGCACAGACGGTCGATACTTTGATGTAGAGCTGTCCGCAGGTGATTTAATCTCTGTTCCTTCTTCTTATCGTCACTACTTTACCTTAATGGAGGATCGGAAAATTATTGCCATTCGTCTGTTTGTTACTCCCGCTGGTTGGGAAGCGATTTATTAG
- a CDS encoding copper amine oxidase N-terminal domain-containing protein, with translation MNKSFKMLSAALITAVVATSSISAYAATTQPVQINNAETTKASKHSISVNGQVIDQKLEVYANKQNVLMVPLRTIADKLNYKVTWNAETKSAELQKGPQWTAVTVGKDQYNVNKMYVQLGAAPEAKEGITYVPVSFFDEVLNLQVVVEEDGAIKIDEQAQGVAKKGSITGISIEEKDASIKGAIMVNGFTNGVRLNITDETSIVNQDGEKLTIADLKLGQEVEAEHSLIMTMSIPPMTNAVKIVVNDKTATSEVLGTVGEVIEAKTLTDGTIQVVIEGEKLNDNSFETIALNVAKDTPIINTKDNTALKAEDLRKGVKVYGFYGPTTTKSLPAIGQAVKIVVEQESLIQPK, from the coding sequence ATGAATAAATCCTTTAAAATGTTAAGTGCTGCACTGATTACTGCTGTGGTGGCTACCAGTTCCATTTCAGCTTATGCTGCTACAACTCAACCCGTACAAATAAATAATGCCGAAACAACTAAGGCTTCTAAGCATTCCATTTCTGTGAATGGCCAAGTAATAGACCAGAAGCTAGAAGTATACGCAAATAAACAAAATGTGTTGATGGTCCCATTGCGTACGATCGCTGACAAATTAAATTATAAAGTTACCTGGAATGCTGAAACCAAGAGTGCCGAATTACAAAAAGGCCCACAGTGGACAGCAGTGACGGTAGGAAAAGATCAATACAATGTAAATAAAATGTACGTGCAATTAGGAGCAGCTCCAGAGGCTAAAGAGGGAATTACCTATGTACCTGTTTCCTTCTTTGATGAAGTGCTTAATCTACAAGTAGTTGTCGAAGAGGATGGAGCGATTAAAATCGACGAACAAGCTCAGGGAGTCGCGAAAAAAGGTAGTATTACAGGCATCTCTATTGAAGAGAAAGATGCTTCTATTAAGGGAGCTATTATGGTGAATGGTTTCACAAATGGTGTGCGTTTAAACATCACAGATGAAACAAGCATTGTTAATCAAGATGGTGAAAAGCTAACAATTGCTGATTTGAAATTGGGACAAGAAGTTGAAGCTGAGCATAGTTTGATTATGACCATGAGCATTCCGCCAATGACAAATGCAGTAAAAATCGTGGTAAATGATAAAACGGCTACTTCAGAGGTTTTGGGAACAGTTGGTGAAGTTATTGAAGCTAAAACATTGACAGACGGAACCATTCAAGTAGTGATTGAAGGAGAGAAGCTAAACGACAATTCATTTGAAACGATTGCGTTAAACGTAGCCAAAGATACTCCGATTATTAACACAAAAGATAATACCGCATTAAAAGCAGAGGACTTGCGTAAAGGAGTAAAAGTCTATGGATTTTATGGCCCTACCACAACAAAAAGCCTACCAGCAATCGGGCAAGCGGTGAAAATTGTGGTTGAGCAGGAGTCGTTGATTCAACCGAAGTAA
- a CDS encoding ROK family glucokinase produces MKDKWLVGVDIGGTTIKLAFLTQNGAILRKWEIPTDTSMNGSNIPDDIARELRNQLARMGQDRNDVLGIGIGAPGPVNIKTGSVDVAVNLGWVSFPLQERLEQATGLPVVVDNDANIAALGEMWKGAGEGARDLICVTLGTGVGGGIISNGAIVRGVNGSAGEIGHIAAIPEGGAPCNCGKTGCLETVASATGIVRMAMVEVHTSYESSSLRTYLETGSSLTAKVVFEAAKAGDNLASKVIRELTFHLGIALANLANGTNPQKIVIGGGVSQAGNALIVPLRQQFVRFTFPRVAIGAKIVLATLGNDAGVTGGARLALDACKQKMLII; encoded by the coding sequence ATGAAGGATAAGTGGCTTGTTGGTGTAGATATCGGAGGAACAACGATCAAACTTGCTTTTTTGACGCAAAACGGTGCTATTCTTCGTAAATGGGAAATTCCTACTGACACAAGCATGAATGGAAGTAACATTCCAGACGATATCGCCAGAGAACTTCGCAATCAGCTGGCACGAATGGGTCAGGATAGAAATGATGTGCTAGGTATAGGGATAGGGGCACCAGGACCAGTCAATATAAAGACTGGATCAGTCGATGTGGCAGTTAATCTGGGCTGGGTCAGCTTTCCCTTACAGGAGCGCTTGGAACAGGCGACCGGTTTGCCCGTCGTGGTGGATAACGACGCAAATATAGCGGCATTAGGGGAAATGTGGAAGGGAGCAGGAGAAGGAGCGAGAGATCTTATCTGTGTTACGTTGGGAACAGGAGTTGGAGGAGGCATAATCTCCAATGGAGCTATTGTGCGCGGTGTAAATGGATCAGCGGGCGAAATTGGTCATATTGCTGCCATACCAGAGGGAGGAGCGCCATGTAATTGCGGTAAAACGGGTTGCCTTGAAACCGTCGCTTCTGCAACAGGAATTGTACGGATGGCGATGGTAGAGGTACATACCAGCTACGAGTCTAGTTCGTTGCGCACGTATCTTGAAACTGGCTCTTCTCTCACAGCTAAAGTTGTTTTCGAAGCAGCTAAAGCAGGAGATAACCTAGCAAGCAAAGTGATTAGGGAGTTGACTTTCCATTTAGGAATAGCGCTTGCCAACCTTGCTAATGGGACTAATCCTCAAAAGATTGTTATCGGAGGAGGAGTTTCTCAAGCGGGTAATGCTTTAATCGTGCCTTTGCGTCAGCAGTTTGTAAGGTTTACATTTCCACGGGTAGCTATAGGAGCAAAGATCGTGCTTGCTACGTTAGGAAATGATGCAGGAGTGACGGGTGGAGCGAGGTTAGCTCTAGACGCATGCAAACAAAAGATGTTGATTATTTGA
- a CDS encoding endonuclease yields the protein MRLLTLNCHSWQELDQHKKLGELADAIVEHAYDVIALQEVSQSIDAVLIDGQMKADNYAYLLLQELHKRGEDDYQMVWEFCHIGYELYEEGVALLTNLPIRSQNSFYVSEHTDTSYWKTRKVVQATVWYHQKSVSFFSCHFGWWMDEEEPFSLQFERLTKMVVKSELTFLMGDFNNHAGVSGEGYDNVREHGWYDTFLLAQNQDEGSTVQGKIAGWGGNQKDLRIDYIWVNQPVHVLKSRVIFNGINKSVISDHFGVDVILGEVGGSNHEG from the coding sequence ATGAGATTGTTAACACTGAACTGTCATTCTTGGCAGGAACTTGATCAACATAAAAAGCTGGGAGAGCTAGCGGATGCCATAGTAGAACATGCTTACGATGTCATCGCTCTACAAGAGGTTAGTCAATCGATTGATGCTGTATTGATCGATGGTCAAATGAAGGCGGATAATTATGCCTATCTATTACTACAAGAGCTTCATAAACGTGGTGAAGACGATTATCAGATGGTCTGGGAATTTTGTCATATCGGGTATGAGCTATACGAAGAAGGAGTAGCTTTGTTGACCAACCTCCCCATCAGGAGTCAAAACTCATTTTATGTGTCTGAACATACAGATACGTCGTATTGGAAAACTCGAAAGGTTGTGCAAGCTACTGTCTGGTATCATCAAAAATCCGTTTCATTCTTTTCTTGTCACTTTGGATGGTGGATGGATGAAGAGGAGCCATTTTCCCTTCAATTTGAACGCCTGACAAAGATGGTTGTAAAGAGTGAACTTACCTTTTTAATGGGTGATTTCAATAATCATGCTGGTGTGAGTGGAGAAGGATATGACAATGTACGAGAGCATGGGTGGTACGATACGTTTTTACTTGCTCAAAATCAAGACGAGGGCAGTACGGTACAAGGGAAGATTGCTGGATGGGGTGGCAATCAGAAAGACTTGCGGATTGATTATATCTGGGTAAATCAGCCTGTCCATGTATTGAAATCGAGAGTAATTTTTAATGGTATAAATAAGTCTGTCATATCTGATCATTTCGGTGTAGATGTCATACTTGGAGAAGTCGGAGGGAGTAATCATGAAGGATAA
- a CDS encoding PTS transporter subunit IICB (phosphoenolpyruvate-dependent sugar phosphotransferase system; catalyzes the phosphorylation of incoming sugar substrates concomitant with their translocation across the cell membrane; IIB is phosphorylated by IIA and then transfers the phosphoryl group to the sugar; IIC forms the translocation channel), with product MKNMVSFDFWQKLGKALLVVVAVMPAAGIMISLAKLIAMAGGDVTFVVRFAHVMEEIGWAVIGNLHILFAVAIGGSWAKERAGGAFAALIAFILINRITGAVFGVSGDMLSNPEATVSSLFGKELAVKDYFISFLGAPALNMGVFIGIISGFLGAVIFNKYYDYNKLPASLAFFNGKRFVPFVVIFWSAVTAIILSTIWPSIQGILNEFGKWIASSKDTAPVIAPFIFGTLERLLLPFGLHHMLTVPINYTQLGGTYTLLTGSSAGQVVAGQDPLWLAWVADLNNLLTQGDTNAYNQLLNSVTPARFKVGQMILSTASLIGIALAMYRNVDIEKRPKYKSMFFSAALAVFLTGVTEPIEFMFMFAAPLLYVVYSILTGIGFAMADFIHLRLHSFGFIELLTRTPMVIRAGMIQDIINFVIICLVCFGLNFTVFHFLIKKCNFPTPGRAGNYTDEEEPATGKEQTKGSTNGVAETIVQLLGGEENIEDVDACMTRLRITVKNIKDVAAESEWKKTGSLGLILKDKGVQIVYGPKADVIKSSVQDYLGV from the coding sequence TTGAAAAACATGGTATCTTTTGATTTCTGGCAGAAGCTTGGAAAAGCTCTTTTAGTGGTGGTTGCCGTCATGCCTGCGGCTGGGATTATGATTTCTCTTGCCAAACTGATTGCAATGGCAGGTGGAGATGTAACCTTTGTTGTCAGATTTGCCCACGTAATGGAAGAAATAGGATGGGCCGTTATTGGTAATCTTCATATTTTATTCGCGGTTGCCATTGGTGGCTCGTGGGCAAAGGAGCGTGCTGGGGGTGCGTTTGCTGCTTTGATCGCTTTTATCCTAATCAATCGGATTACGGGTGCTGTCTTTGGAGTAAGTGGAGATATGCTATCTAACCCTGAGGCTACTGTTTCCTCGTTATTTGGAAAAGAGTTAGCAGTTAAAGATTATTTCATTTCATTTTTAGGTGCACCTGCACTTAACATGGGTGTCTTTATCGGTATTATTTCAGGTTTCCTCGGCGCAGTTATCTTTAACAAATATTATGATTACAACAAACTTCCGGCATCCCTTGCTTTCTTTAACGGGAAGCGATTCGTTCCGTTTGTCGTTATTTTTTGGTCAGCTGTAACCGCTATCATCTTATCTACTATTTGGCCATCAATACAGGGGATTTTGAATGAATTTGGAAAATGGATTGCTTCTTCCAAAGACACAGCTCCTGTTATTGCTCCCTTTATCTTTGGAACGTTAGAGCGGTTACTACTACCATTTGGATTGCATCATATGCTGACTGTTCCGATTAACTATACCCAACTTGGTGGTACATACACGTTGCTTACTGGTTCCAGCGCAGGTCAAGTAGTAGCTGGTCAAGATCCATTGTGGCTTGCATGGGTTGCTGATTTGAACAATCTTCTTACCCAAGGAGATACGAACGCTTACAACCAATTGCTAAATAGTGTAACACCGGCCCGCTTTAAAGTAGGTCAGATGATTTTGTCAACGGCGTCACTGATTGGAATAGCGCTAGCGATGTACCGTAATGTAGACATCGAGAAAAGACCAAAATATAAATCTATGTTTTTCTCTGCTGCCTTGGCGGTATTTTTGACAGGAGTAACAGAGCCGATTGAATTCATGTTCATGTTCGCGGCACCGCTTCTGTATGTGGTTTACTCTATCTTGACAGGGATTGGCTTTGCTATGGCTGATTTCATTCACCTGCGTCTACATTCTTTTGGATTTATCGAGTTGCTGACACGTACACCAATGGTGATTCGCGCAGGAATGATACAAGATATCATCAACTTTGTTATTATATGTCTCGTCTGCTTTGGATTGAATTTCACTGTCTTTCATTTTTTGATCAAAAAATGTAACTTCCCTACGCCAGGTCGTGCGGGAAATTATACAGATGAAGAAGAACCAGCTACAGGGAAGGAACAAACGAAGGGAAGCACGAATGGTGTTGCTGAAACGATTGTTCAGTTACTAGGTGGTGAAGAGAATATTGAAGATGTGGATGCATGCATGACACGTCTGCGGATTACGGTCAAAAATATAAAAGATGTTGCTGCTGAATCAGAATGGAAAAAGACAGGTTCGCTCGGTCTTATTTTGAAAGATAAGGGAGTCCAGATCGTGTACGGTCCGAAAGCAGATGTAATTAAATCAAGTGTCCAAGATTATTTAGGAGTTTAA
- a CDS encoding DUF4968 domain-containing protein: protein MQDTSFAIHPGNEKANKSTQYYDIGNLIDYEINQLFQFRCERGWVTLSFYAEDIARITMKPLSKPTMESSFALMKEPQEIETVCEEHTQYLLIKTAQLHIKISKIPFRIAAYDHQGRVLVEEGKRGMAFTQKQEIICFKEMDAADHFYGFGEKTSFLDKRGEKMTMWNTDVFAPHNPETDSLYESIPYFMTIRNGFAHGIFFDNTYRTVFDLKSSQESYSFWAEGGELDYYILAGPTPKDVIAQYTTLTGRMDIPPKWALGYHQSRYSYKDEQEVRELVSLFKKKEIPVDAIYLDIHYMDGYRVFTFDYDRFPQAHSLIQELRAEGINIIPIVDPGVKQDAEYPIYQEGVRENHFCKSIEGNIYLGEVWPGISAFPDFSNTDVRRWWGQKQKFYTDMGIEGIWNDMNEPAVFNETKTMDLSVIHGNDGNPKSHRELHNVYGLLMGEATYTGLKEQLSGKRPFVLTRAGYAGVQRYAAVWTGDNRSFWEHMQMAMPMCMNLGISGVPFTGPDVGGFAHDTTGELLTRWTQLGAFTPYFRNHSNLGTVAQEPWAFGEEVGMITKKYIELRYKWLPHLYTLFREAHQTGLPVMRPLVLEYPNDPHTFNLSDQFLIGENVLIAPITRPSTYHRVVYLPEGIWYDYWTDTKYEGGTHIMVSAPLDTLPIFVKEGAMISEAPVKLSTKVPDEHVIIHVYPSQQVTEYVLYEDDGSSFSYQNKQYLERKITCHHHENQVEINIEDIHAGYSPSWKTMIFQIHGVDAMKTIYVNGQEKTDAYLEDKHILTFELNQ from the coding sequence ATGCAAGATACCAGTTTTGCCATTCATCCCGGAAATGAAAAAGCAAACAAATCGACTCAATACTATGACATTGGTAATCTAATAGATTATGAAATAAATCAACTCTTCCAATTTCGCTGTGAGCGCGGTTGGGTTACTTTGTCTTTCTATGCGGAGGATATTGCACGCATTACTATGAAACCGCTATCAAAACCAACCATGGAAAGCAGCTTTGCGCTAATGAAAGAACCTCAAGAAATCGAAACTGTTTGCGAGGAACACACCCAGTATCTACTCATTAAAACGGCTCAGCTTCACATAAAGATCAGCAAAATTCCTTTTCGCATTGCCGCTTATGATCATCAAGGCCGAGTACTTGTAGAAGAAGGCAAAAGAGGGATGGCGTTTACCCAAAAACAAGAAATCATCTGCTTTAAAGAGATGGATGCTGCCGACCATTTTTATGGATTTGGAGAAAAAACCAGCTTCCTTGATAAACGTGGTGAAAAAATGACGATGTGGAATACAGACGTCTTTGCTCCACATAATCCAGAAACAGATTCCCTATATGAATCGATTCCGTACTTCATGACGATTCGGAACGGGTTTGCACACGGGATCTTTTTTGATAATACGTATCGAACCGTTTTTGACCTAAAATCTAGTCAGGAAAGCTATTCATTCTGGGCAGAAGGAGGAGAATTAGATTATTACATTCTGGCAGGGCCCACCCCAAAGGATGTTATTGCTCAATACACCACGTTAACAGGCAGAATGGATATTCCCCCCAAATGGGCGCTTGGCTATCATCAATCACGCTACAGCTATAAAGATGAGCAAGAAGTCCGCGAGCTTGTAAGTCTTTTTAAAAAGAAGGAAATTCCTGTCGATGCGATTTACTTAGATATCCATTATATGGATGGATATCGCGTCTTTACTTTTGACTATGACCGTTTTCCACAGGCTCATTCGCTGATACAGGAGTTGAGGGCAGAAGGAATTAATATCATTCCCATCGTCGATCCTGGTGTAAAGCAGGATGCGGAATACCCTATCTATCAAGAAGGTGTCCGTGAAAATCACTTTTGCAAATCTATCGAAGGAAATATCTATCTGGGTGAAGTATGGCCAGGAATCAGTGCCTTCCCCGACTTCTCAAATACGGATGTACGCAGATGGTGGGGACAAAAACAAAAATTCTATACAGACATGGGCATTGAAGGTATCTGGAATGATATGAACGAGCCAGCTGTTTTCAATGAAACAAAAACCATGGATTTATCGGTCATACATGGAAATGACGGAAATCCAAAAAGCCATCGTGAACTGCACAATGTCTATGGACTCTTAATGGGAGAGGCGACCTATACGGGCTTAAAAGAACAGTTATCTGGAAAGCGCCCATTTGTATTGACTAGAGCTGGTTACGCAGGTGTGCAACGCTATGCAGCTGTCTGGACAGGAGATAATCGTAGTTTCTGGGAACACATGCAAATGGCGATGCCTATGTGCATGAATCTTGGGATATCAGGCGTTCCTTTTACAGGACCTGATGTTGGGGGATTTGCGCATGACACTACTGGGGAATTGCTGACACGCTGGACACAACTCGGAGCTTTTACTCCCTATTTCCGCAACCACAGTAACCTTGGCACAGTCGCCCAAGAGCCATGGGCATTTGGGGAAGAAGTGGGAATGATCACAAAGAAATATATTGAGCTTCGCTATAAATGGCTTCCGCACTTATACACGTTGTTCCGCGAAGCACATCAGACAGGTCTTCCTGTGATGCGTCCACTTGTACTGGAATATCCAAATGATCCGCATACGTTTAATTTGTCTGATCAGTTTTTAATTGGTGAGAATGTATTGATAGCTCCAATCACTAGACCCTCCACGTACCATCGTGTTGTTTATTTGCCAGAAGGAATCTGGTACGATTACTGGACAGACACAAAATACGAAGGCGGTACTCATATCATGGTATCAGCGCCCTTAGATACCTTACCGATTTTCGTGAAAGAAGGGGCAATGATTTCTGAAGCACCAGTCAAATTATCCACGAAAGTACCTGACGAGCATGTCATTATTCACGTTTATCCAAGTCAACAGGTAACAGAGTATGTTCTATATGAAGACGACGGTTCTTCTTTCTCCTATCAAAATAAACAATACCTAGAGAGAAAAATTACTTGTCACCATCATGAAAATCAAGTAGAAATAAATATAGAGGACATTCACGCAGGCTACTCACCTTCTTGGAAAACAATGATTTTCCAAATTCATGGTGTAGATGCCATGAAAACCATCTATGTTAATGGTCAAGAAAAAACAGATGCCTATTTGGAAGATAAACATATCCTCACATTTGAACTAAACCAATAA
- a CDS encoding LacI family transcriptional regulator — translation MGVTIKDVAKAANVAPSTVSRVVANHPRISEETKQRVREAMEQLGYHPNFQARSLASKSSQTIGLVMPDSTDRIFQNPFFPEVIRGISKIAHSREYAICMSTGETEAELYDGVVRMVQGGRVDGFILLYSKINDRVTNYLKERDFPFVMVGKPHIDMDAINHVDNDNYTAAKEITEYLIQKGHERIAFVGGSPDMVVTVDRLEGYKQAVIQASLSLHDEYIVREKVLREGGEEAAIELMNLPNRPTALIVTDDMMALGILRVLNEIGVNVPQDVSLISFNNALITEISQPPLTSVDIQIFQLGYQAGKCLIEKLEQPDEPTKRIIIPFKLVERNSCEDYIASKKRNT, via the coding sequence ATGGGGGTAACAATTAAAGATGTAGCAAAAGCAGCAAACGTAGCACCATCTACAGTCTCTCGGGTCGTTGCCAACCATCCACGGATCAGTGAAGAAACGAAGCAGCGTGTTCGGGAAGCAATGGAACAACTCGGCTATCATCCCAACTTTCAAGCTCGGAGTCTCGCTAGCAAATCCTCGCAAACCATCGGGCTGGTGATGCCAGATTCAACGGATCGCATCTTCCAAAATCCTTTCTTTCCTGAAGTGATCCGTGGTATTAGCAAAATTGCTCATAGCCGCGAGTATGCTATCTGTATGTCTACAGGGGAAACCGAGGCAGAATTGTATGATGGCGTAGTGAGAATGGTTCAAGGTGGTCGAGTAGATGGGTTCATTCTCCTCTACTCCAAAATTAACGACCGGGTGACCAACTACTTGAAAGAACGAGATTTTCCCTTTGTAATGGTAGGAAAACCACATATAGACATGGATGCCATTAATCATGTGGACAACGACAATTATACAGCGGCTAAAGAGATTACCGAGTACCTCATCCAGAAAGGTCATGAACGAATTGCTTTCGTTGGTGGCTCACCTGATATGGTCGTAACCGTCGACCGTTTGGAAGGGTACAAACAAGCGGTTATACAAGCTTCCCTCTCCCTACATGATGAATATATCGTCCGTGAAAAGGTTCTACGCGAAGGCGGTGAAGAAGCCGCGATTGAATTAATGAATTTGCCTAACAGACCCACTGCCCTAATCGTTACAGATGATATGATGGCCCTAGGAATTTTGCGAGTACTTAACGAAATCGGTGTTAATGTGCCTCAAGATGTTTCTCTAATTAGTTTTAATAATGCTCTGATCACAGAAATTTCCCAGCCGCCCCTCACCTCAGTTGATATTCAAATTTTTCAGTTGGGATATCAGGCTGGAAAATGCTTAATTGAGAAGCTTGAACAACCAGATGAGCCTACCAAACGCATTATTATTCCCTTCAAGTTGGTTGAACGCAATTCCTGCGAGGACTATATTGCGTCAAAAAAAAGAAATACGTAA
- a CDS encoding acyl-CoA dehydrogenase, translating into MADVKEIVRGGSFLIETGLAEDVFTPEDYTEEQKMIAKTTEEFVVNEVLPHLEEIEHHHFDHSVRLLKEAGELGLLGADVPEEYEGLGLDKMSSALITEKMARARSFGLSHGAHVGIGSLPIVYFGNDDQKRRYLPDLASGRRLAAYCLTEPGSGSDALGAKTTARLSEDGTHYLLNGEKQWITNAGFADVFVVYAKIDGEHFTAFIVERDFPGVSFGPEEKKMGIKGSSTRTVIFDDAQVPVENLLGEQGKGHVIAFNILNVGRYKLAVGTVGSAKRALNIATEYAKERKQFKTPIANFPLIQNKLASMAARVYASESSVYRTVGMFDSSLSSLGEKANDGREVAKAIADYAIECSINKVFSSEVLDYCVDEGVQIHGGYGFMAEYEIENMYRDSRINRIFEGTNEINRLLIPGTLVKKAMKGELPLLQAATGLQEELMSYYPSELEETPLAVEKHLLDMTRKIILMVAGSALMKYQKQLDQEQELLAIAADMLIELYAMDSAVKRTEKAVEKNGEDKEQHKLNMTAVYVHEAFDRIEQGAKEALAGMEEGDDLRLRLSILKKLTRRDPINSIGLKRQIASRVLEKDGYTV; encoded by the coding sequence ATGGCAGATGTAAAAGAGATCGTACGTGGTGGAAGTTTTTTAATTGAAACAGGCTTAGCAGAAGATGTATTTACACCAGAAGATTATACAGAAGAACAAAAAATGATTGCAAAAACCACAGAAGAATTTGTTGTTAATGAAGTTTTGCCTCATTTAGAGGAGATTGAACATCATCATTTTGATCATTCAGTACGCCTTCTGAAAGAAGCAGGAGAACTAGGCCTTTTAGGTGCAGATGTTCCTGAGGAATACGAGGGGCTTGGTCTTGATAAAATGAGTTCTGCTTTAATTACGGAAAAAATGGCGCGTGCACGTAGTTTTGGTCTAAGTCATGGTGCTCATGTAGGGATTGGTTCTCTGCCGATCGTGTACTTTGGTAATGATGATCAAAAACGTCGTTACTTACCTGACCTTGCATCTGGTCGACGCCTAGCAGCGTATTGCTTAACTGAGCCGGGTTCTGGGTCTGATGCGTTAGGAGCTAAAACAACGGCGCGTTTGTCTGAAGATGGTACGCATTACTTATTAAATGGAGAAAAACAATGGATCACCAATGCTGGATTCGCTGATGTATTTGTGGTTTATGCCAAAATCGATGGCGAGCATTTTACTGCTTTTATCGTAGAACGTGATTTCCCTGGTGTGTCATTTGGACCAGAAGAGAAGAAAATGGGTATTAAAGGCTCTTCTACTCGCACTGTTATTTTTGACGATGCTCAAGTGCCAGTCGAAAATTTATTAGGTGAACAGGGCAAAGGTCACGTGATTGCTTTTAATATTTTGAACGTTGGTCGTTATAAATTAGCAGTTGGTACAGTAGGTTCAGCTAAACGTGCATTAAATATCGCTACGGAATATGCAAAAGAGCGCAAACAATTTAAAACGCCAATTGCAAACTTCCCGCTTATCCAAAATAAATTAGCTTCTATGGCAGCGAGAGTATATGCTTCTGAAAGCTCTGTTTATCGTACGGTGGGTATGTTTGATTCTTCTCTGTCTAGCTTGGGAGAAAAAGCAAATGATGGACGCGAGGTAGCAAAGGCTATCGCCGATTATGCAATTGAATGCTCTATCAATAAAGTATTTAGCTCAGAGGTATTGGATTATTGCGTAGATGAAGGTGTGCAAATCCATGGTGGATATGGTTTCATGGCTGAGTATGAAATTGAGAATATGTATCGTGACTCTCGGATTAATCGAATTTTTGAAGGGACTAATGAGATTAACCGCCTATTGATTCCTGGCACTTTGGTTAAAAAAGCAATGAAAGGCGAGTTGCCTTTGCTACAAGCAGCAACAGGCTTGCAGGAAGAGTTGATGAGCTACTATCCTAGCGAGTTGGAAGAAACACCTTTGGCTGTTGAAAAACATCTTTTGGATATGACTCGCAAAATCATTTTAATGGTAGCAGGTTCGGCTTTAATGAAATACCAAAAGCAATTGGATCAGGAGCAAGAATTACTAGCGATTGCGGCCGATATGCTGATTGAGTTGTATGCTATGGATAGTGCCGTGAAGCGTACAGAAAAAGCGGTGGAAAAAAATGGAGAAGACAAAGAACAGCACAAGTTGAACATGACTGCGGTATATGTGCATGAAGCTTTTGATCGTATCGAGCAAGGAGCGAAGGAAGCATTAGCAGGAATGGAAGAGGGGGACGATCTCCGTCTACGGTTATCCATCCTGAAAAAGCTGACTCGTCGTGATCCAATTAATAGCATTGGTTTGAAGCGTCAAATCGCAAGCCGCGTGTTGGAGAAGGATGGTTACACGGTATAA